A genomic region of Elaeis guineensis isolate ETL-2024a chromosome 9, EG11, whole genome shotgun sequence contains the following coding sequences:
- the LOC114914505 gene encoding uncharacterized protein, whose amino-acid sequence MIEQANSAVSPIFDAADDCNLGQFLQLGLPTGCSSESPEQITAEPSLTDKELVAMMNCEMEDNDCNHDKNPLYDNYPFSHSMMVNQLTAQMKLMGSSSSNQPCATSFTDPGPSRPWQLSLAEHPMICPQQQNLALAFPDSQPFEPTAGRSDAIVTHIDHDNSAVSPIFDDASDCNMGQFLQLGLPSGCSSHSLN is encoded by the exons ATGATCGAGCAGGCTAACAGTGCTGTGTCTCCCATATTTGATGCCGCAGATGATTGCAACTTGGGTCAATTCCTACAGCTCGGGCTTCCTACTGGTTGCAGCTCAGAGTCCCCAGAACAAATCACTGCAGAACCATCG TTGACAGACAAGGAGCTTGTGGCAATGATGAATTGTGAGATGGAAGACAATGACTGCAACCATGACAAGAACCCATTATATGATAATTATCCATTCTCCCATTCCATGATGGTTAATCAATTAACCGCACAGATGAAGCTTATGGGATCAAGCAGCTCCAACCAACCATGTGCTACATCATTTACAGACCCAGGTCCTTCAAGGCCATGGCAGCTGTCATTAGCTGAACACCCTATGATCTGCCCTCAGCAACAGAATTTAGCCCTTGCTTTTCCAGATTCTCAGCCATTCGAGCCTACTGCAGGGCGATCAGATGCTATCGTGACACATATTGACCATGACAATAGTGCTGTATCTCCAATATTTGATGATGCATCTGATTGCAACATGGGTCAATTCCTACAGCTTGGGCTCCCTTCTGGTTGCAGCTCGCACTCCCTG AATTGA